The genomic region CGCAGCATCTGCGGCCCGTGCTTCGTTATCCTCCCCAGCAGGACCGTGTCGTTCGAGTTGTGTACCGACGGCACCAGCCCCGCATACGAGGCAAACTTCCTGAAGTCTCCCCCGAACCGTCCCTGCAGGTCACCCGCATAGGCCGCAATCGTCATCGCCGTGACCGCGCCGATCCCCGGCACCGTCCTGAGCAGCGCCACGTCCTCGTTCTCCCCGGCCGTCTCGGCCAGCTGCTTCTCCACTGCCTTGATTTGCTCCGCCAGGTCGTCTATAATGCCGAACAGAAGCTTGAGCGAAGCGGCGGCGGTCTGCGTGAATCCATGGTCTTCGAGATCTTTCAGCAGTCCCTGCCGCTTCCTCTTGCTCTGCAGCTGGCTGTGCCTCGTGTCGACCCCGTAGCCGAGCATCATCCCGTGGACCTGGTTCTTCACCTTCACCTGCGTGCTCACCAGGATGCTCCTGGCCTTCAGCAGCCGCCTGGCCTCCTCGCTCTGCTGGTCGCACAGGTGGCTCTGCGGGAGCATGTCCTTGTACAGGTAGTAGGCCAGCGTCCTCGCGTCGTTCCTGTCGTTCTTGCTCGTGCTCTCGCTGATGACCTTGAACCTGTTCGTGTTCACCACCGTCACGGCAAAGCCTTCCTTCTCGAACCTGTTCTTGAAGTACCGGGCGTTGCCCGTCGTCTCCACGGCAAGCCGTACCGGGCAGCCGTATGCCTCCTGCAGGCCATGCAGCCTCGCTGCCAGCTGTCCCAGCCCGTCATGCCCCCTGGTGACGTATGCCTTCTCCTCCACGGGCCTTTCCTCGTCTCCGTCCGCAAGGACGCATACCGTCACCTGCGTCTTGTGCAGGTCCACGCCTACGTCCAGCCTCTCCGTCCCTTCTTCCATGCCGTTTGCCATATCAGGCCTCCTCGCTTCAGTTTCCGGGCAGGACGGCTTCCGTTCGGTGATTCCTTCCAATCTCCTATCCGGCCTCAGCCGCATCGCTGCGGCGGACCACTGAGTGATTCGATGTAAACCCTTCCATTCTCCTTTGCGACATCAAGTGCCATTAGATATGCCGGACTTGCATCTCAGCCTTCCTGCCTGTACCTTCCAGTATAGACCCTCCAGCTCCTAGGTAATCACCAACTATTTACTTTTTATCACTCCTCCTTATGTGTATCCCTGAAGATGTTGCTATGGATACGCTTGATGTTCAAACTCTGTCCTCTGTGTTTACAGTGGTTTTTTCTCTTTGCTTTTTGCCGAAAAAAGTTCTAGAGAAAACACTGCTGCCACCGGGATGAAGCAGGGTCTTATGGACCGGACTTTATCTATAGACAAGTATACCTGCAAATACATAAAATGCAACAAAATTTTTCATGTCATCAAAATATGGATGAAAATAATTTTCATTATATCAAAAGAGATACATCAATAGGAAATCTTTCCCAATATGGCAGGATGCTGTGCGTAGGTTACGGAGGGCAGATTGTTGCAGGCATGCTGCAAAGTCTCGTTTGCAAGAAGTGCAAAAGCAACAGCTTCCTTTGCATCACTGTCGTATCCTATCTCCTCGTTTGTAAGAATCTGTGTGTTTGGGAGCAAGGCTTCCAGATAGCCGAGTATGTTCGGATTATGACAGCCTCCGCCTCCGACGATGAGCTTGTCCATGACCAAGTCTGGGCTGGCACTCCGCAGTCCTTCTGCAATGCAGAAGGCTGTGAAGTATGTTACAGTCGCTATGGCATCGTAGGGTGGAATCCTCCATGTTTCTGCCTTCCTGAGCAGTTTTGAAACATAGTGGTTTCCATACCGTTCCCTGCCTGTTGTCTTGGGAAGGGGACGGGTGAGATAGTCATCGTCACACAGAGATGCGAACAACTGCTCGTTGACCTTTCCTTTTTTTCCCCAGGTTCCGTCTTTGTCATAAGTCTGTTTGCCTTGGCTGTAGCAAAATACCAATTCATCGATGACCATGTTTCCTGGACCTGTATCAAAAGCAATGACTTCATCAGGATTGCAGCCGGCCTTGAGGATGGTAATGTTACCGATCCCGCCGATGTTCTGCAAAGCAATGTTCTCATGTTCGCTTCGGTACAATATGAATTCAGTATATGGGACCAGAGGGGCTCCTTGGCCTCCTGCAGCCATATCCCTGACCCTGAAGTCAGAGACGACCGGACAGTCGAAGGCTTCATTGAGAAAAGATGGTTCTCCAAGCTGGAAAGTTCCCCGTACCATTTCTCCAAGATAAGGCTCGGCTTCCGGCAGATGGTAGAATGTATGTCCTGCAGATCCGATGAAGTCGATGCTGTGTCTGTCTACATGGCAATGGTCGCACAGAGCTGTTGCAGCTTGGGCGAATTTTTGTCCAAGCAGTACGTCCATCATCAGCAATTCCTTGCTACCGCCTTCGGTGCCTTGCACGAGCCTTGCCAAAGCTGTCCTTTCTTCTGTGTTGTATGGCAAGGTAAGAAAGTCAATTTGTTTGACTTTTGTCGTAAGGTAACTGCCTTCTATCTCAACCAAGACGGCATCGATACCATCAAGAGAAGTCCCGCTCATCAGCCCGATTGCAAGTTTCTTCATTTTCTGCCTCTGATAAAATCCCGGTATATACCAGGCGTAGAACCTTCGATCGATACTGCAGCTACGCATTTTTCATAGAATTTTACAGGCCCGACACTGCCTATGATTGCATAGGCGTAACCTTCATCTCCCAATGCCTTCAGGCAGCTCAGCAGCAATGCTTTGCCTATTCCCTTATGCTGTTCGCTTTCCAGGACCTTTGTGGGACCGAAGAAATCCAAGGCTGTGGCATTGTAGCATGCGTAACCGAGTATATCCTTTCCTCGTGTAGCAAGGAAAAGGGAAATCGGAGCCCTTGAGAAACAGACGGTTGCTTCACCTTTTGCGCTCACTGTCGAATGTTGTTCTATCCACGGCAGGATGGTATACATGTCCGGAGCCATGGCCCTGGATATACATATACCCTGTTTTTCCATCTCAGCTAATGAAGGCGTGATATCAGGAAGGTCATATAAACGTACCAGCATATCCATAGGTCAATCCTCCTTATGCCTGCCGATGAAATCTGACAGTATATCCAACATCGGACCGGTATATTCATAAGCATATATCAGACAATCAAAATTATCACCAAGCAGATAACCATCATTTGTATTCCTCAGGACCAGGAGTGTCTTCTTTGCCTCGATCCTTTTACAGAGCTGCTCATAGAGCTTCAATTGACCAGTGAATACGTGGGCATTGTAGCTCCCGATCCACAGAGAAGACGGTGCAGGCATTTTTTCGATACTGTTGATGATTGCATTGATTTCCGTTTCTGTCGGATCAGGAGGAATTACCAATGCATTGCCACCGAGCTTTCCTTGCAATGTTCGTGCAAAGGATAAGCTGTTCTCGGCGTTGCTTACATTTGTTGCCCTGAACAGGTCCGGTGCGATGAACAGCGGCTTATTGCCTGTTTCTGGCAGCCTGCCTTTTGAGACTGTCAAGGTTGCTTTTCTGATCTGTGCTATCTTTTCTTTCTCTTCATTGCTGAGAAGAGGGCCGTCTTGTCGGAGATGTACGTATCTTTCCTTGAAGCTTCTTATCTTTGCACTTGAGGTTTCATACTGCTGTCGGTCAATTTTTCCCGATTCCAAGGCATGGACAATACCTTCGGCAGCTTCAGCTGCAAGCAATGGATGGTGGGAGATGAATACGAGGTCAATACCTGCTGCAATGGCAGCGGCAGAACCTTCGACCGAACCATAATAGCGGCTTATGGCTTGCATTTCCATGCAATCGGACAGTACCAAACCTTTGAAACCAAGTTGTTCTTTCAGCAGGCCCGTGATGATTTTTTTGCTCATGGTTGCCGGAATGTGGTCGGGTTCAATCTGGGGATAACGTATATGGGAGGTCATGATGGCAGGTATGCCTGCTTCAATTGCCTTCTTGAAAGGTATGAGCTCACACTGCTCAAGTTCTTCATAGCTTTTGTTGACACAGGGCAGGGTCAGGTGGCTGTCTTGGGAAGTATCTCCATGACCGGGAAAATGTTTTCCTGCACAGAGGAATCCTAGCTTTCCATAGGTCGTTGTGGCAAGTTCACCCCATTTGGCTGCTTCTGCAGGATCTTCTGCGAAGCTCCTGATACCTATGACAGGATTGTTCCTGTTGCTGTTCACATCAAGGACGGGTGCAAGGTTACAGTTGATGCCTACGGAAGAGAGTTCCTTTACGGTAGCTTCGATGCAGGCAACAAGGTTTTCTGGCCTGCCGGTGGAAGCAATGGCAAGAGCTCCGGGGACATTGGTAAAATCATTGCTGAGCCTGGTGACCATACCGCCTTCTTGGTCAACGGCAATGAAAGGAAGCGTACCGGTTTCTTTCAATATCAAGGTATTTATTTCAGCTATCAGTGCTTGTAGTTGATTTCGTGATGCTATATTGTCTGCAAAGAGTATGACATTGCCTATCTTATATTCCCTGACAGACTGTATGAATGCGTCAGTCATCGACGTACCATGAAAACCAGTTATGAAATGTTGTCCGATATCAATTTTCAGATTGTCATCTGTCTTCATATGCTGCTCCTTCGATACAAGCTGTAAGTTGCAATCTGCTGCCTATAAGTTGCAAGGCTATCGTCAGTATCCTCAAGAAGCTTTTCTGCTCCTTTTTCTTCTATGTCATTTCTGAAGGACTTTCCCATCAGCCTGTCCATATGTTCGTTTTCAAAACTGAAATCTTTTGGATAGCTTTCCAGCAACAATTCCATAGTTCTGATAGCAAAGGCAACTGGTGCGAATTTTTTTTGATCAAGTATATGAATGATGGCCCCATTACAGACTTTCCCTGCATATTTGCCTATCATTGGAATGAAATGAGTCGGTGTTGTAATAGCTGTTCGTCTGCAGACAGTTGCATTGAGAGTCTTGGACAACTGCTCGGCATTGATGAAAGGAGCACCCAGTTGCCTGAAAGGCAGGTAGGTACCACGTCCTGCACTGATGTTTGTACCTTCGAACAGACAGGTGCCTGCATAGGTCAGGGCCGTTACTTCACTGGGGATGGCAGGACTGGTCGGGATCCACTTTCTTCCAAGTTGGGTGAAACTGTCTGTTTTTCTATAGCCTTTCATTGGTACTACAGTCAAATCCACATCGATATGATGGAAGCCCTTCAGGAACAATGCCAATTCTCCGATTGTCATACCATAACTGACAGGAAGGCTAGAAGGTCCGACCATGGAATAGGAGTCAGAGGCAAGGATATTTCCCTCGATGAGATATCTGCCTGCAACCAATGGCCTGTCAAGGACAAAAAGAGGTTTGTTGGTTCCAGCCAGGCTGTACATGACCTGTTTCAATGTGGTAATGAAGGTATAGAATCTGAGGCCAAGGTCTTGGATATCAACGATGCAGGCATCGAAGGTCCCCATGCTACTCTCTGGGAAAATTGCAAGGTTTTCACCGTAGAGGCAATAGACGGGCAGGCCTGTTTCCTTATCAACTGTCGTCGTAAAGCTCTCTCCGTCTTTGAGATTTCCGTAGATTCCATGTTCCGGAGCAAACAAGCAGCTCAGATGGAAGTTCTTGTTGATACAGGCAATGCTGCTTTCATAGTTCAGACCAACGCTTGCCGGGGTGGTAAGCAGGCCGATTCTATAGCCGTTCAGCTTTTTCCCATAGGCAGGATCCTGTACCAGATTGGACAACCCGTAGGCAAACATACGTTCCTCCTGATGGCAATCCGGTTCATGTGCATAGTACGGCAGCAGTGATACTGACGACTACTTGCAGGAAGATGATTCCATTCTAACAGGAAAGATCTGTGCAATTTTACATGGACAGGTCACCTGCCATCATGAACTCATGATAACTTCCTTTGAAATATCTTTGCAAGTTGATGTCTTGTGTTTTAAAAAATATTTTCAGGAATCCTGTTATGAGAGATTGTCAGGTTACTGAAGATGCTGTTCCTTGATCAGATCTGCTGAAATGGCTATGGCGTGGTTGATACACTGGGCACAGGAAAGAAGTGGTTCCCCGTTTTCCTTATCCTCGCCTCTGAGGGTCGCGCAAGTGGTACTGCCGCATGTTTCTTCGAATCTGTTGACCAAGGTTCCGGCCAACTCATAGGTTTTTTGTTTTGACAGGTTGTGTTCGACATCGCCTGAGGCAGTGAGCAGGGAAAGGAGTATGGCACTGCCTGTAATTGCTCCACAGGTACCCTTATGGCCACCGATGCCTGCACCTAAGCCCTCAGAAATCCTGACAAGTGTAGGCCGGTCAAAGTCCGGTAACAATTCTTCATAGGCAATCAATGCAGATTGAGCACAATTATAGCCCTCATTGTGCAGTGACTGAGCTTTTTCCTGGTAATAATCCACTGTTTTCATCAATCCGTTTCCTTTTTATTTGAGACAGGATACCTGCATCAGCATTACCTGTCAATGCAAGGAACAATGGAGATAAGCCCGGTAAGGAATAGCTTTCAGATATGCCCCAAAAATGTGTACAGAGTGTGTAGAAAGAAGTAGTTTTATGTGTATCCTGTGAAGTCTACACTCATTCTGAGCAGAAATCTATAGAATATTCCCATACGTAATTAATTTGGAGGCATAAGTGCTATGAAGCTTATGGGAAAGAAAACACTAGTGGCCGTAGTCGGAATGATTCTACTTTGCGTGGCTCCGCTGCTGGCTTCATACGAAGGGTTGTCGGTTTCAACTTCGTATCCTGCTTTGAATGTCAGTGACAGTGATATGATTGTCTTTGATTTGAAAGTAAACAATTACGACATGGCACCGGGTCGTGTCGATCTTTCGGTCAGCGGATTACCCAAAGGATGGGATTACCAGTTTGTCGGCGGTGGCGGACAAGTAAGTGCTGTCTTTGCTGCTCCGAACAACCCCGTTGATGTACAGTTGTGGGTTATCCCCAATGACGGAGTCAAGGCCGGTTCCTATGACTTCAATGTTACGGCTAATGGAAAGGATGCTACTTACAGCCTTCCGCTGACCGTACTTCTCGGACAAAAACTTCCTGAGCGTCTTTCCCTGACTACCGAATTGAAAACCATAAACGGTGCTCCTGATTCGGATTTTACGTTCCAGGTGACTCTTCACAACAACAGTGCCGCAGAGACTTTGATCAATCTCAATGCGACGGTACCTGATGGATTCAAGGCGGCGTTCTATGAGCAGTATGGATCCAAGGAAATGAGCACAGTCAGTATCGCTGCCGGCGCAACAAAGACCATGAAAGTTACAGTGACACCTCCTCAGGGTGTATCTGAAGGTAGTTATCCTGTAACAGTCATTGCCAAGGCTGCAACTACCAGCGCAGCTGTACCTGTAACCTTGCAGGTCAAAGGTCAGCCGAAACTTGCACTTAGCGGCGAAAATGGGATTCTTAGTTTCTCTGCTGTAGCAGGCAAGGAAAAGGTGTTTACTTTGGAGTTGAAGAACAGTGGTACTGCCGATGCGAAAGATGTATCCCTGACTGCTTCCAGCCCTTCCAACTGGAATGTAACATTCACTCCGAGCAAGCTTGATTCTGTAGCTGCTGGAGCTACTACCAAGGTCAAGATGACGGTAAATCCGTCAAGCCAGGCTATTACCGGTGACTATGGTCTTACTGCAAATGCCAGCACGAGCAGCAGCCGGGTTTCCCAGCAGTTCCGTGTGACGATCAAGACAAGTTCACTTTGGGGCTTGGTTGCAATACTCATCATTGCCGGTGCAGTCATTATTCTGTTGCTGGCTGTCAAGAAATTCGGGAGAAGATAAGGGGGCTCGGATATGGCTATTGAACAAGTTGTAAATGTTCAAGACCTGCAGAAGATCTATCCTAACGGCAAAGTTGCCGTGGGTGGCATCTCCTTTGCCCTCAACCGTGGTGAAGTGTTCGGTCTGCTGGGACCCAACGGTTCCGGCAAGACTACGACGATCCTGATGCTTCTGGGGTTGCTTGAACCAACCGATGGTAAAGTCAGCGTCCTGGGGCACGATCCCTTCCGTACACCTTTGGAAGTGAAGCGCCATGTGGGATACTTGCCGGACACCGTAGGTTTCTATGAAAACATGAGTGTGTATGACAACATTGATTATACCACCCAATTCTTGGGCTTTCCTAGGAAGGAACGCATCAAACGTATTGACGGAGCCCTTGAGCGCATGCATCTGACTGCACGGAGGAATGATAAAGTCCGTACGCTGTCCCATGGTCTCAAGCAGAGGCTTGGATTTGCGGAAATTCTTGTCAAACAACCTGAGATTGCAATCTTGGATGAACCTACGCAAGGCCTTGATCCTGAAAGTGTCAGTGAATTCCTTGATACAATCAGTTCACTCAGGGATGAGTTCGGTATGACGGTGTTGCTTTCGAGTCATCAGCTTAATGAGGTCCAATCTGTCTGCAATAGGGCTGGGCTTTTCAGCGAAGGCAAGTTGATCCAGAGCGGGACTATAGAAGAATTGGCTGAAAGCCAGTTCGGCAACAGCAAGATTGTTGAGCTACGGCTTGAAAAACCGATGGATATCACATCGGTAGTCAAGGGGATGACTGGTGTTACCAAGCTTGATTCTCAGGATCGTAAGGCTTGGTACCTCGAATGTTCGACTGATGTACGTTCTGCATTGGTGAGGGTACTGGTGGACAAGGGTATCAACATCGAATCTGTGACGTTGCAGCTTCATTCGTTGGATGACATCTACAAGTCCTGTTTCAAGGAGGTAGCAAATGAGTGAGCGAGAAGGTTCTGCCCTGACAGGGCTTCGGGTAGTCTTTGCCAAGGAACTTCAGGATTTCACCAGAAGCATCAGGATGATTGTCCTTACCCTCTTGATTCTCTTGACGGCAGGTACAAGCATCTATGTGGCTGCCAAGACGATGAAAAGCTATGTTGATGAGGATTCCTTTCTGCTGTTGAGCTTGTTTACCAGTTCAAGCAATCCTATTCCCTCTTTTTTGTCGTTGATGTCTTTCTTGGTACCTTTGACTGGCATAGCGTTGGGATTTGATGCTATCAGCAAGGAATTCCAGGATCGTACATTGGGTAGGGTACTATCACAACCGATTTACAGGGATGTATTGCTGTTTGGCAAGGGCCTTGGGTCTTTGGTGGCCATGGCTTTGGTGCTATTGGCTCTTTGGTTGCTGGTTATCGGCTGCGCAATGCTGTTTCTTGGCGTGCCTCCTACAGGTGAACAGATAGGGAGGGCTTTGATCTTCCTTCTGATAACCTTGCTATACGGTGTGCTGTGGTTTGTGATAGCAATGTGGTTCTCGATTCTGTTCAGACAGAGTGCTACATCTGCATTGGTATCCATTGCCCTGTGGCTGTTCTTCATGATTTTCTGGCCTATCATCGCTCAGTTGATTGCATATGGAGTAGCCGGAGGAAGCCAGGTGGTAGCGGCAAGGACTTATTCAGTCCTGTCTCGTTTCTCACCGTATGTGCTCTATAGTGAAGCTTCGATTGCAATCCTGAATCCTACGACCAGGTCTCTGGGAGTCGTCCTGTTCTACCAGATGCAGGGAGCCCTGGGTGGTTCTCCGCTTCCGTTCGGACAGAGCTTGTTACTGATTTGGCCGCAGCTGACTTCATTTGTTGCTGCAATTATCTTGGTATTTACGCTTGGATATGCGAAATTCCAGCGGATGGAAATCAGAATGTAGGTTCTTCTACAGGACTTTTCGATTGTGTATCTTCGAAGGGGTCTGCCATGGCGGCAGACCCTTTCCCTTTGGTTTGCCCGGCATGGGTGTTATCCAGAGGGTGGAAGTCCGTTGCAGGTTGCGATGCAGGAGTGCAGATGAAGTGGCTGCATGGGATGAAAGACAACATTCTTAACCGGGGAGGTCTTCGGGGCAACCTTAGGCTGCAATGATGCTGTTTGACGGTCGTAGACAAACGGACACGGAGCTTTGCGAGAGTATGCTCTGTCCCGACAACATTGGAATAGCCGTGCAGGACGTGAAACGAAACAATGGCAGTGCGGGAGTCGACGGCCACATGCGGGAGGACTGGGCACGGATCCTGGCAAGGAAGTACAAGCCTCAGCCGGTCAGGAGGGTCCATCAAAGGATACCTTGAGGACAGAACAGTCCCGGATCCACAGGAGAATCCGCCAATGTCTATGGAAGCAATGGAAGAAGCCTGGGAGAAGGGAGGAGATGCTGAACGACTTCCATGCCTATTCCAGCAACAGGCACTGGTGTTCCAGCAAGGCAGTGCTCAATGCATCCATTCCGAAATCGACGATAATCCGAGAGTACGGATTGCTTGACATCGAAGCCTGTTACAGGCAGGCGCATGCCAGGAGAATGGAGACAGACAGACGTGTACGTGAAAGTCGCCAGCTAACGCTGGGATCCGGATTTGATTGAACCGCCGTATACCAGGCCGGTACGTACGGTGGTGTGAGAGGAAAGGTTCTCCGGTGATCCGGAGAACCCGACCTACTCGATTTTCTGTCCATACTAAGATATTTTCTGTTTCGATATCAGGTAGCAGACCCATGTGTTAGTCATATCCCAGATGAAGCAGGCCATTTCCCGTGTCTCCGCCACCATCGCCACATTGCAGTTCTTGCCCTTTTTCCCCAGCTGTGTGATCCTGCCTCTCACCCGCCTAGAACCCCTGTTCGCATAGGCTATGATCGACGGGCTCTGCTCCTGTTGCCTGACGAGTAATGCCGTACGGACTGTGCTTTTCTTTTTTAGCTTTCATCCTTGTAGCTTCTTCCAGATAGTGATTGTGCTCCTTATCGAACATGTAAATTTTATTAGTAGAATTATTTAAATCCACCCCTACATAAATTATACTTTCCATTATGACTTCCGATTTGTATGTGCAACGCTCCATATCTGTAAAATTGATTTTTTCTAAGTATGGAGTCAAATTCATGTCTATTTAAGTGTAAGTACTCATTCCCTGAAAATTATTAGTAGTACTTAATCCTTGATACACTTTAGGAAATAAGGCGATGCCGTTATTAGAAAAACACTGGACAGGCTGGTTAAAGTACTTTTGATTCTTTCGGGTAGACATACTCTTAAATCTTGGTGCTGGTACCTCTGTGGAAAAATTAAGCTTGAAAGTATAGCACTGCTTTCTTGAACCTTTAATGCTGTTTATGCTGTGGAGTTGTGATTTAGTATTAGAATTAACATCTAGGCCTTGTTTTTTCATTTATAATATAGCAAAAATGCAGAAAGAGGAGAAATATGGAAATTAAAAGGAAAATGAGTGATATTGCAAAAGAAGCTGGTGTCGGTTTAGGAACTGTCTCACGCGTATTTAACAATGATAGCCATGTTTCAGATGAAACCAAGAGTAAAGTACTTTCAATTGCCCATAAATATAAATATACTCCCAATATTGTTGCTGCAAAATTAGCTAGAAATTCTGTTCCTGATACTACGATAGGTATTCTCCTTCCAGATATTGGTAATCACTTTTATTTTGAGATTTTTGAAGTTATTTATCGGGAAATTAGGAAAAAGAAAATGAATTTGTTGATTTTTAATTATGAAAAGCATAATGAAAAAATTATTCGTAATGTATTGGAAAGTGGTATTTCTATTCTCTTGATTTTTAATTTTAAGCTTGATGATACTGAACTTGATTTGCTAAAATATCGTAACATAGAACATCTATATGTCAGTTCCTCAGAGAAAGAGGACCAATGCATATATACAGACAATTTAGAAGGTGGTCGTATTGCTGCACAATATCTTCTTGGGAAAAAAGTTTGTCATCCTTGTTATATTGCTGATAAAAATCATTCAAAATCTAGTTTTGATCGTTTTAAGGGATTTTCTGAAGTTGCTAATCAGAATGGAATCACTGATATTCCTATTTTTGATGGGGCATTGGAAGAGAAAGCGGGAAGAGATATTGCACGAATTATCTTGCATGAACAACAAATTGATGGTGTATTTTGTTATTGTGATGAAATAGCTGCAGGTGTGATAGAAGAATTACGCAATTGTCATGTAGCAGGAATCCATGTCATAGGCTTTGATGGGTTACAAGTTTCCCGTTATATAGGTTTTTCCACGGTTTCTCAGGATCCCCATCTTATTGCATGTGAAGTTGTTGTTGCTATTTCTCGTTTTTTGAATGGTAAAAACGGAGAAAAAGTTTTAATTCAAAAATGTATCAGACCTTTTCTGGTAGATAGGAACAGTTGATATTCAAGTGAATATGCTTTTTAAAAGTTCTAAGCACGGTTATTGCGGTTTTTACCAATATCCAGCAACAAATCATAATAATTTATGCTAATTACGGGACATAAAACTTGTACGAATAGGATTGTGTTCTATGGTACTAGGCATATTGCCAATATGTATGAAGCAATGTGTGTAGCAGGATTCTCAGTTCTGACTTGGGCTGGCGTTGAACAGTTTGTAGTACAAGAAACCTGAACTAATCCATCTCTGTAAATAATTTAGATCAGGATCTGCCTGAATCTGTCTGTACTATACCTTTGGCCCACCTCTAGAACTTTGCCGGGAACCTTCAACGAAAGCTTCGAGAACAGTTTCTTCGCTTCATCAGAAATCTGTGAGGTGCATCATAGCGTAGAGCTTTTTGTTTTAATCAGTTTTGCTGTAATGCCTCTAAGGGTTTGGGAGATTGAGAAATAGGTCAAGACTATTTTCTCTTCAGCATATCGGACTAGGACCATTGTCATCCAGCAAATGAGGATGTGGAATTTGATTCTGTCGTCTATCATGTGGTACACAGGATGGATCTCAAGCACATCCTTTATGTCCCTGAACATCTTTGCAGTTTCAGAGAGCTGCTTGTAGCCCATGGCAATCTTAAATGCAATCTTTGCCTTGTCAATTCTGAATATGCCAACTTTCGTCCGAACGATGTATCTGCTGAAGGTTCCGTGAGAACGAAGTACACAAGCCCCTTTTGTATGATTCTTCCCCTGCATCTTGGGAAGGTCACCAAGTCTGCGTTTTATGTCGTCGACAATACTTTGAAAATCTTCTTGACATTTACAACGCCATTCGCTTTCGAAGATCATAGGCAGAACCCAGTTTTTGATATGTTTCAAGAAACAAAATGGAACTGTCATAGTTGAAACTCCAAACAAACAAGTCAAAGAACGCTACAAGACTTTTGAGATTTTCCAAACCTTGATC from Spirochaetia bacterium harbors:
- a CDS encoding IS110 family transposase, with product MANGMEEGTERLDVGVDLHKTQVTVCVLADGDEERPVEEKAYVTRGHDGLGQLAARLHGLQEAYGCPVRLAVETTGNARYFKNRFEKEGFAVTVVNTNRFKVISESTSKNDRNDARTLAYYLYKDMLPQSHLCDQQSEEARRLLKARSILVSTQVKVKNQVHGMMLGYGVDTRHSQLQSKRKRQGLLKDLEDHGFTQTAAASLKLLFGIIDDLAEQIKAVEKQLAETAGENEDVALLRTVPGIGAVTAMTIAAYAGDLQGRFGGDFRKFASYAGLVPSVHNSNDTVLLGRITKHGPQMLRTALVQATMGMLRLSKKTGSWRLMVAYRRMKETKGSGKSIIATTRKLARVIFAILNSRRPFDESLMVREVGGSLSAEEVIGA
- a CDS encoding anhydro-N-acetylmuramic acid kinase, encoding MKKLAIGLMSGTSLDGIDAVLVEIEGSYLTTKVKQIDFLTLPYNTEERTALARLVQGTEGGSKELLMMDVLLGQKFAQAATALCDHCHVDRHSIDFIGSAGHTFYHLPEAEPYLGEMVRGTFQLGEPSFLNEAFDCPVVSDFRVRDMAAGGQGAPLVPYTEFILYRSEHENIALQNIGGIGNITILKAGCNPDEVIAFDTGPGNMVIDELVFCYSQGKQTYDKDGTWGKKGKVNEQLFASLCDDDYLTRPLPKTTGRERYGNHYVSKLLRKAETWRIPPYDAIATVTYFTAFCIAEGLRSASPDLVMDKLIVGGGGCHNPNILGYLEALLPNTQILTNEEIGYDSDAKEAVAFALLANETLQHACNNLPSVTYAQHPAILGKISY
- a CDS encoding GNAT family N-acetyltransferase, translated to MDMLVRLYDLPDITPSLAEMEKQGICISRAMAPDMYTILPWIEQHSTVSAKGEATVCFSRAPISLFLATRGKDILGYACYNATALDFFGPTKVLESEQHKGIGKALLLSCLKALGDEGYAYAIIGSVGPVKFYEKCVAAVSIEGSTPGIYRDFIRGRK
- the nagZ gene encoding beta-N-acetylhexosaminidase — encoded protein: MKTDDNLKIDIGQHFITGFHGTSMTDAFIQSVREYKIGNVILFADNIASRNQLQALIAEINTLILKETGTLPFIAVDQEGGMVTRLSNDFTNVPGALAIASTGRPENLVACIEATVKELSSVGINCNLAPVLDVNSNRNNPVIGIRSFAEDPAEAAKWGELATTTYGKLGFLCAGKHFPGHGDTSQDSHLTLPCVNKSYEELEQCELIPFKKAIEAGIPAIMTSHIRYPQIEPDHIPATMSKKIITGLLKEQLGFKGLVLSDCMEMQAISRYYGSVEGSAAAIAAGIDLVFISHHPLLAAEAAEGIVHALESGKIDRQQYETSSAKIRSFKERYVHLRQDGPLLSNEEKEKIAQIRKATLTVSKGRLPETGNKPLFIAPDLFRATNVSNAENSLSFARTLQGKLGGNALVIPPDPTETEINAIINSIEKMPAPSSLWIGSYNAHVFTGQLKLYEQLCKRIEAKKTLLVLRNTNDGYLLGDNFDCLIYAYEYTGPMLDILSDFIGRHKED
- a CDS encoding DUF1343 domain-containing protein, which codes for MFAYGLSNLVQDPAYGKKLNGYRIGLLTTPASVGLNYESSIACINKNFHLSCLFAPEHGIYGNLKDGESFTTTVDKETGLPVYCLYGENLAIFPESSMGTFDACIVDIQDLGLRFYTFITTLKQVMYSLAGTNKPLFVLDRPLVAGRYLIEGNILASDSYSMVGPSSLPVSYGMTIGELALFLKGFHHIDVDLTVVPMKGYRKTDSFTQLGRKWIPTSPAIPSEVTALTYAGTCLFEGTNISAGRGTYLPFRQLGAPFINAEQLSKTLNATVCRRTAITTPTHFIPMIGKYAGKVCNGAIIHILDQKKFAPVAFAIRTMELLLESYPKDFSFENEHMDRLMGKSFRNDIEEKGAEKLLEDTDDSLATYRQQIATYSLYRRSSI
- a CDS encoding C-GCAxxG-C-C family protein; this encodes MKTVDYYQEKAQSLHNEGYNCAQSALIAYEELLPDFDRPTLVRISEGLGAGIGGHKGTCGAITGSAILLSLLTASGDVEHNLSKQKTYELAGTLVNRFEETCGSTTCATLRGEDKENGEPLLSCAQCINHAIAISADLIKEQHLQ
- a CDS encoding NEW3 domain-containing protein, with protein sequence MKLMGKKTLVAVVGMILLCVAPLLASYEGLSVSTSYPALNVSDSDMIVFDLKVNNYDMAPGRVDLSVSGLPKGWDYQFVGGGGQVSAVFAAPNNPVDVQLWVIPNDGVKAGSYDFNVTANGKDATYSLPLTVLLGQKLPERLSLTTELKTINGAPDSDFTFQVTLHNNSAAETLINLNATVPDGFKAAFYEQYGSKEMSTVSIAAGATKTMKVTVTPPQGVSEGSYPVTVIAKAATTSAAVPVTLQVKGQPKLALSGENGILSFSAVAGKEKVFTLELKNSGTADAKDVSLTASSPSNWNVTFTPSKLDSVAAGATTKVKMTVNPSSQAITGDYGLTANASTSSSRVSQQFRVTIKTSSLWGLVAILIIAGAVIILLLAVKKFGRR